Proteins encoded in a region of the Lemur catta isolate mLemCat1 chromosome 14, mLemCat1.pri, whole genome shotgun sequence genome:
- the KCNMA1 gene encoding calcium-activated potassium channel subunit alpha-1 isoform X8, with protein sequence MANGGGGGGGSSGGGGGGGGSSLRMSSNIHANHLSLDASSSSSSSSSSSSSSSSSSSSSVHEPKMDALIIPVTMEVPCDSRGQRMWWAFLASSMVTFFGGLFIILLWRTLKYLWTVCCHCGGKTKATHFGSPEMPPEVPSWSWGPLGVGRGRGFKRSFFPGAWGG encoded by the exons ATGGCAAatggtggcggcggcggcggcggcagcagcggcggcggcggcggcggcggaggcagCAGTCTTAGAATGAGTAGCAATATCCACGCGAACCATCTCAGCCTAGAcgcgtcctcctcctcctcctcttcctcttcttcttcttcctcctcctcctcttcctcctcgtccTCGGTCCACGAGCCCAAGATGGATGCGCTCATCATCCCGGTGACCATGGAGGTGCCGTGCGACAGCCGGGGCCAACGCATGTGGTGGGCTTTCCTGGCCTCCTCCATGGTGACTTTCTTTGGGGGCCTCTTCATCATCTTGCTGTGGCGGACGCTCAAGTACCTGTGGACCGTTTGCTGCCACTGCGGGGGCAAGACGAAG GCCACCCACTTTGGGTCCCCGGAAATGCCACCAGAGGTGCCAAGCTGGAGCTGGGGTCCCCTGGGAGTCGGCAGAGGCCGAGGTTTCAAGCGGAGCTTCTTCCCCGGCGCTTGGGGTGGCTAG
- the KCNMA1 gene encoding calcium-activated potassium channel subunit alpha-1 isoform X7, with protein sequence MANGGGGGGGSSGGGGGGGGSSLRMSSNIHANHLSLDASSSSSSSSSSSSSSSSSSSSSVHEPKMDALIIPVTMEVPCDSRGQRMWWAFLASSMVTFFGGLFIILLWRTLKYLWTVCCHCGGKTKGCWRLRLGPGWGTRAARVPWCGVGRANPAGTEDSGGRRCVFRTAHLPRLGFWRWARAGTSAGTFRNLLGR encoded by the exons ATGGCAAatggtggcggcggcggcggcggcagcagcggcggcggcggcggcggcggaggcagCAGTCTTAGAATGAGTAGCAATATCCACGCGAACCATCTCAGCCTAGAcgcgtcctcctcctcctcctcttcctcttcttcttcttcctcctcctcctcttcctcctcgtccTCGGTCCACGAGCCCAAGATGGATGCGCTCATCATCCCGGTGACCATGGAGGTGCCGTGCGACAGCCGGGGCCAACGCATGTGGTGGGCTTTCCTGGCCTCCTCCATGGTGACTTTCTTTGGGGGCCTCTTCATCATCTTGCTGTGGCGGACGCTCAAGTACCTGTGGACCGTTTGCTGCCACTGCGGGGGCAAGACGAAG GGTTGTTGGCGGCTGCGGCTGGGGCCGGGGTGGGGAACGCGCGCTGCTCGGGTGCCGTGGTGCGGGGTGGGGAGAGCTAACCCCGCGGGGACCGAGGACTCTGGGGGCCGCCGGTGCGTGTTCCGCACCGCTCACCTGCCACGGCTCGGCTTCTGGCGGTGGGCGAGGGCGGGCACATCTGCCGGCACTTTTAGGAACCTGTTGGGGAGATGA